The following proteins are encoded in a genomic region of Glycine max cultivar Williams 82 chromosome 18, Glycine_max_v4.0, whole genome shotgun sequence:
- the LOC100799161 gene encoding uncharacterized protein LOC100799161, which translates to MAEEGCRVTLNVYDLSQGLARQLSMSFLGKAIEGIWHTGVVVYGNEYYFGGGIQHSPAGLTPYGTPLRVVDLGVTHVPKDVFEMYLQEISPRYLPETYSLLTHNCNNFSNEVAQFLVGASIPEYILQLPNEVMSSPMGALILPMIQNLETTLKSGAVPQVPQFRPSTTLNASANTQKNSSISNSSTENVVSREVNKEVKGKDEKAASPSAKPAGEPQKSSPNGVTADPLGDARNKVQDEILKEFAAIMASGTMRASEAAALATKRVMQRYGHTTAVSQN; encoded by the exons ATGGCTGAG GAGGGTTGCAGGGTTACTCTAAATGTTTATGACTTGAGCCAAGGACTAGCACGGCAGCTTTCAATGTCCTTTTTGGGGAAAGCTATTGAAGGCATATG GCACACAGGAGTTGTGGTTTATGGTAATGAGTATTACTTTGGTGGTGGCATACAACATTCTCCTGCTGGATTAACACCATATGGAACTCCACTTAGAGTGGTAGACTTAGGTGTGACACATGTTCCCAAGGATGTTTTCGAAATGTATTTACAGGAAATCAGTCCGCGATACCTGCCTGAAACATATAGTCTGCTTACTCACAATTGCAACAACTTCAGCAATGAGGTTGCTCAATTTTTGGTTGGTGCGTCCATTCCTGAATATATTCTCCAGCTCCCCAATGAGGTGATGAGCAGCCCAATGGGAGCCCTTATAT TGCCTATGATACAGAACTTGGAGACAACACTGAAATCTGGTGCAGTTCCTCAAGTACCTCAATTCAGGCCTTCAACTACCCTGAATGCTTCAGCTAATACCCAAAAAAACTCTAGTATCTCCAACTCATCCACTGAGAATGTTGTGAGCAGAGAGGTGAACAAGGAAGTGAAGGGCAAAGATGAAAAGGCAGCATCACCTTCTGCAAAGCCAGCAGGGGAACCCCAGAAGTCATCACCAAATGGGGTCACAGCAGATCCTCTTGGAGATGCACGCAACAAGGTTCAAGATGAGATTCTCAAAGAATTTGCTGCAATCATGGCTAGTGGGACAATGCGTGCTAGTGAGGCTGCAGCTCTAGCCACTAAAAGAGTCATGCAAAGATACGGCCATACTACTGCCGTGTCTCAGAATTAG